The sequence AGCGATAAAATCTTAAAAATAATAATAATTTGAGTTTAAAATAGCTTTTGGCTTCTGTGATAAAATTAGTGTAATTTTTATATCAAACATTGGTTTTATAAGTCATCTTTAATACACTTAAAGAGTGCTATATTAAGCTACAATCTATTTTTGCTGATTTTCATCTATATAATAAAATAATTTTAACTTAAAAATTTACTATTTATATAATTTTGGTTAAATTTAGCCAAAACTAAATTTAACCATAGAGAATTTATCTAGTTTTTTGTAAAGCCTTAGTTAGATAGCTCTCTGTGCTAGTAGAAATATCAATCATAGGATAAAGATAGAAAATTCCGTGCGAAGTAAAACCAGAATTTGTATTTGCCAACTCATTTTGACTTAACTCATCATAAAGCGCATACTCAGGTTCTACTAAAAATTCAATCAAACCAATACTATCAAAAAGTACTTCATTTGAGCCAAAAAGATTCAGCTCAAATGACTATTTAAATTTAAAAACCAAGGACGAATTAGAAGCACTTATAGCGAGGCAATGACTCTAATACAAACACAGTTTTGCCCTGGTGTCGGAGCAAACTCGCTACTTTCATCAATATCAACAATTTTAAAGCCATTTTGGATTAAATTTGCTTTAAATATATCTTGGTCTATAAATCGTCGGTAGTGACCATCGCTGATGAACTCACGCTTGCTAATGGCTTTGCCAATACCAAATTTACTATCATTTATACTTCTAGCCTCTACAACAAAAAGACCGCTAGACTTAAGTAAATTTTTGACATTTTTTATCAGCCCTTGCTCAGCGATATCATCAATAGCATGTAGCGTAAAACGGCTATAGCATATATCAAATTTATCTTTTAGGTTAAGTGGCGCAGTAAAATCAGCACAAATCCAGCTAGCTTTTTGGTTTTGTTTTTGCAAACTCTCAATAGCAATATGCGAACCATCGATAGCTACAACATCAATACCTTTAGCGTTAAAGTATAAAGAATCCCTACCATTACCACAGCCAAATTCGATCAAGCTTGCTTTGTTTTTATTGCGCAAAAAATTATCAAATATAAATTTAGCAAATTTGCTAGGCTCTTTAATCTCATCGTGTTCTAAGCTATAAAACTCATCCCAATATGCACTATCTCTAAGCATTACTCACCGCCCCAAAAGTATCACGCCCCAAGCTAGCACCGCCGTGCAAATAGATATAAATACAGCCGCACTCCCACAATCCTTAGCTACCTTAGCTAGTGGATGAAAATCAGGACTAACAAGATCTATACAAGCCTCAATAGCGCTATTTACGCACTCCATTGCAAGGATAAAAAGCAAGCTCATTCCAAGTATAATCTGCTCTATGCTACTAAGTGGCAAAAACCAAATAGCTATAAATAAAGGAGTAATAATAAATAACTCAATTTTAAATGAGCGCTCATTTTTCCACATTGCGGCTAATCCGCTAAGTGCGTAAATAGTATTACTATAAAAGTGATATTTAGGTTTCATTTAACTCCTTTTAGCGATACCCTTTCTTTTTAGCCCCGGCTAAAATCACCTTAACTTGCGGATCATAAAAGGCTTTGGTGCTGCTATTTGTATTATAATCATCGCCTTCATTCCAAGTTAGCAGATCTATATCTACTTTTTTGCCATTTTTATCTATTTTGAATTTAGCTTCTTTTACAAAATCATAAAGATAATAAGCAAAACTCAAGGCCGATATATTTCCGCTTTGAATGATTTGATTAATCTGAGCTATAATTATATCTTTTTTATCGTTTAAATCTTCTTTAGAGTAGTATGGAACATAATAGCTAGTATAATATCCACTTTGTTTAAACGGCTTTAAGGATTGGTAATTTGAGCTTTCTATAATCAAATTTGATTTATCAAATTTAATCTCATCGCAGATTTTATCTAGCTCTTTTAGGGCTTATTTTTCATTTTCTTTGGTTAGATTTTTAAAATCTAGCCAAATATGTGGGCTATGCCCCCCCCCATTTTGATTGTTAGTGATTTGAAGCATATCTTTTAAATTTAAACCAATGCTATATTTCTTGCCATCATGCCCAACATCAAAATAACCATCTATAAAATGCACATCAATCTCAAAATTTTGATAAATATTTTTAAAATCTGCCAATTTTTTTGGCTCATTTGTTCTATGTAGCCAAATTTTACTTGGTGAAGCAAATGGATAATCAATTTTTAACTCTTTATCATAATCTTTTCCAGAAAAAATTCTAATCCTATTAGCATCAAATTCATCGCTAAACAGACTCCTACTAAGATCCAAGTCATTGCTAAAAATACCCAAAATATCCATAAATCCATGTATAAAATCATCACTCATAAATGGCTTATTTTGGGCTTTTTGGATCTTTTGTATTAGTTGTGGATTGCTAGATTTAAATTTATCGCTTAGATATATCATAAATGGAATTTCAATCATATATCTAGATGCCATAGTGGAGGTATGCCCTTTAAACTCTCTAAAATCATATACTTCATCAGCATGATCGCTAATATAAAAGATAATCGCATTTTCATCTTTATAGAGTTTAAAAATTTCACTTACTACATAGTCATTATAGGCTATAGCATTGATATAGTTTAGCTTCTCTTTTAGCCCTTTATTGCTGATTTTATCACCATTTGGATAGATATCTAAATTGGCATTTTTAAGCTCATCCATATCAAAATATCTTACATTTTTGTTATTTTTATCAAATCTATTAGCGTAAGCCATATGTGTCCCCATAAGGTGAAATATATGAAATTCCCTATCAGCTTTGACTCTGTATTTGCTATACACTTCTAATAACTTTTCATCAAAATCATTTTTTAACTCAAGACTAGTGCCAACCCTAGTAAATTCTCTAATATCAGCCCTACTAGATATAACCTCAGGTATATTACCAAATACAGATACGGCTTCTTGATTGCTAAACCATTGTGTTTTATATCCGGCGATTTTCATTAAATCTATGATATTCATATGCTCATACCATTTGGAGCTTTGGCTATTTTCATAGTTACTAAATGTTAAAAGCTTAGCCAAGGCCGGATTAGTATGCGACTCAGGCGCAATGGTATCACTAAACTCAAAGAGATTGCCACTAGCTTTTAAAGCGTTTAAATTTGGCGTGGTATCAAGTTTAAATCCATATAAGCTTTGGTAGTTTCTTTGAGTTGATTCACTAATGATTAATACCACTTTTGGAATTTGGCTTTTTATAGTTAGGTTATAATCTTGTTTCATTTGTGTATCTAGGATTTTGGCTAACTTTTTAAATTCATTTAGATAGCTATTTTGCTCTGTGATTGTATCTTTGATAGTTACAAACCATCCACCAAGGATAAATTTATTAGGCTCTAGGTATCTTGTCCCTTTGGAGAAAATGACAATTGATATGATGAGAAAAAGAGCGAAATATATTTTAGGATTTAATGGTTTTGGGCTAAATTTTATAGGAAAATAGAAAAACAAAATAGAAACCCCAATAAACCCAAACACCGCCAAAGCTACATTAAAACTAAAATAGCTTTGCATAAACTCAATCGCCTCATTAGGCTCAGTAGAGAGAAAAGTATCAAAGAATATAGGATTTAAAATGTTTGAAAAATTCATAACCAAAAATATCTCAACAACACCGATAATAGCGTAGATAAAGACAAAGCTAAGTTCTAAAATATTTTTGAGTTTAACAGGCAAGAAGCTAAAAAGATAAAATAAGCAAAAAACTAATCCAAAAGTTTGATAAAATATCTTAATAAAGTGCTTTATACTCCCCCCCTATACTTAACTCTAGCAGAGACAAAAGCATAGCATTGATAATAGCAATATACCAAATTCTACGATTTAATATCACATTAAACCTCCTTAATGTGTGAAATTTTGAGCCAGAATTATATCTAAAATAAATTTAATATTACAACTAAATAATCATAAATTTAAGTTATAAATAAAATATATTTTATATTAAATTTGATAAAATAATGGGTCTAAAATCCCATAATTAGGCGGTCAAATGTCCTCTAAGCAACTATCTTTAAAAGCCCTTAGCGTGCCTATATTTTTTGAATTATTTTTGCGGTATTTATCGCTTATTATCAACACCTTAATGGTCGCAGCGCACTCAAATTTCTTAGTTGGTGCTATGGGTGCGGGTAATCAAATTTTAGATATTTTTATCACGATTTTTACCTTTTTAAGTATTGGTTGTTCTGTAGTTATAACTCAAGCTATCGGCGCTAGAGATAAAATTTTAGCCCGCAAAGCCATCCATCAAAGCCTATTTTTAAACTCTATTTTAGGCTTAATTTGTGCTGCTGGGATAGTGTGGCATGGTGAGTTGATTTTGGAGCTAATGAATGTCCCAAAAGAGCTAATGGCTCAAAGCTCAATCTATCTATATATGCTTGGAATTTGCCTATTTTTTGATGCGGTTGGGATAGTTTTAGCGTCGATAATTAGGGTTTATAATAGAGCTTATAGCGTTATGTTTGTTACTATTTTGATGGATGGAGTTACGCTTATTGGCAATTATTATGTATTAAATTTCACCCAAAGTGAGCTTTTTGGTGTTGGATTATCCACTATAATTGGCCGTGTGGTGGCTATAATTATTTTGATATTTATACTCATTTATATACTGAAATTTATACCTAAATTTAGCGAATTTATCAAGCTTGAAAGAGCCGTTATAAGCAAAATTATCAAAATTGGCGGCTGGGCAGCTGGGGAGAATCTACTTTGGATAGTCCAATACACAATCGCATTTGGTTTTGTCGCTAGTTTGGGCAAAGAGAATTTAAGCGTCCAAACTATTTATTTTCAAATTTCGCTATTTATAATGTTGATAGGTCAAGCAATCAGCGTGGCAAATGAGATTATAATTGGCAAATTAGTCGGCGCCAAAAAGCTACAAATAGCATATAAACACACTTGGCGAGCCTTGTATGTTAGCGTTTTGGCGTCATTTTTGGTAGCATTTGCTAGCTTTTTAGCCCAAGATGAGACAATGAACGCACTAAATTTAAATCCAAGCTTAAAAGAGCTGATGATACCGCTATTTACGCTATCAATCTTCCTTGAAGTAGTAAGGACATTTAATATCATAATGGTAAATTCACTTCGTGCTAGTGGCGATGCGAAATTTTGCTTTTTTAGTGGAGTGGTGTTTATGTTTGGGGTTTCGTTGCCTGTGGGATATATTTTATGTTTTAATTTTGGGCTTGGCATTTTGGGAGTTTGGATTGGATTTTGTGCTGATGAGGCGCTTCGTGGATTTGTAAATTCTTGGCGTTGGAAGAGCAAAAAGTGGCAAACCAAAGCCGTTGTATAAAATAAGATAAAAAATATATTAATTAAAATTAAACTAAATTTAGACGAAAAAAATGCGAATATTGAGCCTTTAAACCATCGTAAAATCGGAATTTAAGTTTATTTTTATTGACAAACAAATTAAATTTCATTACAATTTCATTTACATTTTTATCTTTTTGGGGAAGGAGGATAAAGTGCAAAGTAGTAGTAAAAACTCTACATTTATGTGGTTTTTAGTTGTTGTAGTTATCATTATCGTAGCTGCTGGATATACTTTTTACAATGCTAAAGGTATGTCGTATTTTAGCGATGATAGTGCCGCCTGTAATAACTGCCATGTCATGAATGATGTATATGCTAGTTGGCGTAAAAGCGCCCACTCAAGAGAGATAAACGGCAAGCCAATAGCAAGCTGTAATGACTGCCATTTGCCTAATGAATTTGTAGATAAATGGATAGCCAAAGCCCAAAGTGGCGTATCTCACGCTTATGCATTTACCTTTAAGCTAGATGATTTACCGCAAAATTTCACTGCAACTAAAATGAGTAAAAATATGGTTCAAGCAAACTGCGTTCGCTGCCACTCTCAAATGGTATCAGTAGTGGTAAATCCAACAACAAAGATAAATCATGCTAATGAACAGCTAAGCTGTGTTAAATGTCACGCTAGTGTAGGCCACACTCGTGGATTTTAGGCTGATTTATGAACTTTGGCAACAAAGTAAATTTAATTTCACAGAAAGGATATAGAGTATGAAAAAGGCTCTTTTGGCGATATTAGCCATTATTGTTTTGATCGGCTTTGTTTTATTTAACAAAGACATCTCAAGCAAAAAAGCTCAGCCTGATATGGCTGGTGCAGTCTCTAAAGATGTGGTGACTATGAGTGATGATGATCCACGCTTTAATGTCTGGGGTAAAAATTTCCCTGAACATATGGATATGTATCAAACAGTCGAAACCGAAGCACCGTTTGAGACTGAATTTGGCGGTAATCACTCTTATTCTAAATTGATTAGATATCCGCAACTTACAATTTTATGGGCGGGATATCCATTTTCAATAGATGCAAATGAAGAGCGTGGCCACTTCTGGATTCAAGTAGATCAAATGGATACAGCAAGAAACAATAAAGATTTCTTAAATTCACATGGTTTTGCTGCTTTTAATGGTCAGCCAGCTGCTTGTATGAATTGTCATAGTGGTTGGACAAAATGGCTAGAAAATAACGCTGCTTTGGGTGATACTCCTCGTGAAAAATGGGTTTCATTTAATAGTGCTAAATACTGGACAATGGTCAAAAATATACCAGCATTAGAAGGCATCACAGAAAATAGCCCAGAACACAGCGGCCCTCACGGCGGTAAAAGAATGGGTGTTGCCTGTGCTGATTGCCATGTACCAAATACAATGGAACTTCGTGTAACTCGTACAGCTCTAATTAACGCTTTGACAAAATGGAGAGGCTATGAGCCAGATCCTGTAACAGGTGTGAAAGCTACTAGAAGTGAGATGAGAAGCTTAGTTTGTGCGCAATGCCATGTTGAGTACTATTTCCGCCCAACAGGTGAAAAAGTCAAAACTATCGGTGAATCAATCGCTAGTGATACAGATAAAAAATGGTGGAACGGCACTCAAAAAACTTATGATGAATTCGATAGCTGGAGAGATGGCAACAAAGCTACTGAAATTGAAGTTGCAGGTATTGAGCTAGTATTCCCATGGAAACAATGGGGCAAAAATAAACCATTTAGAATTGAGATGTTTGATGAGTATTATGACGAGAATGTAACTCGCTCTATATTCCCACAAGATTGGGCTCACAAAATTACAAAAGCACCAATGCTAAAAATCCAACACCCAGAAACAGAGCTATACTCAAGCTCAGTTCACGCAGCAAATGGTGTAAGTTGTGCTGATTGCCACATGCCATATGTAAGAAAAGGCTCAAGCAAAGTGACAAATCACAATGTTACTTCTCCGCTTAAAGATATTAACGCTGCTTGTAAAAGCTGCCACACTCAAAGCGAAGAGTATTTAAAAGCGCAAATTCAAGATATCCAAAGATCAATCGCATTTGACCTAAGATCAGTAGAATACGCTACAGTAAGCCTAATCAACGATATCAAAAATATGCGTGATAGACTAGCTGCACTTCCTGAGTTCCAAACAGATGGAAAAGCAGATGACAAAAAAATCTCTGCAGTATTAAAAGAGGTTTTAGAACTACACAGAAAAGGCCAAATGAGAGGCGACTTCGTAGGTGCTGAAAACTCAACTGGTTTCCACAGTCCAAGAGAAGCTAGTAGAATGCTACTTCAAGCGCTAGAAATGGCTAGAATGGGTCAAACTAAACTAGCTGAAATAGCGCTACAATACGGATTTAGCGATTTTAAAACTAGCAATTTAGGTTTTGAAGATATCCAAAAGTTAAATCCAGGTGAAATTCGCTACAAAGTAGATCTAAACGACGCTCGCCAAAGCACAGCTAAAGGTCATAAAGCTGGTGATAGATATTATGAACATGATAATATCAATGATGGCCCAAATGCGAAACTTTTAGAGCTAGACAAAAACAACAAACCTTATAATCATAAGGTACTTGACTAATCTATAAGCTAGATAGGGCGGGGCTTAGGCTCCGCCTCTTATATTTATAAATCAAATTTCATTCTATTAAATCTAATAATCATAATACAACTATTATCACTTTTTATATTAATAAAAAAGAATTTATATGTTCATAATTTTGATAATTAATATTATTATAAGTCTTCTTTAGCTACTATTTTGCAATTAAATCAACAAAAGGAAAAATAGATGAAAAAATTACTTTTAACTGCGGCTTTTGCTTGTATGGCTTTAGCTAATGAGATAAATTTATATAGTGGCAAAGGTCTAGATCCAAAACTTGCTAATATGTTTGAATCCCAAACGGGAATTAAAATAAATATCATAAAAGATAAAGAACAAATGGCTAAAATGAACGCACCAGACTCTAAGGCTGATCTATTTATGGGTATGGATGTAAGTACATTTGCCAAATTACAAAATGATAGCAAGCTTGCTCCAGCTAAATCTAAAATTATAGATAGTATCGTTCCAGCAAATTTAAAAGATGAAAATAATGAATGGATAGGGTTATCTAAAAGAGCTAGAGTAATTGTCTATAACAAAAAGGCAATTGATCCAAAACTAATCCAAAATTACGAAGATTTAGCAAAACCAGAGCTAAAAGGCAAGCTATTAATGCGAACATCAAATGTCTCATTTAATAGATCCTTACTAGCTTTTATCATTGCAAATGATGGCGAAGATAAAGCCAAAGAGTGGGCCAAAGGCACTCTAAATAACCTAGCTAGAGATCCAAAAGGCGGCGATAGAGAACAGGCTCGTGGCGTATATGAAGGAATTGGAGCAGTAGGCGTGATGAATAGCTACTATATTATCACGCTACTAAATTCTAAAAAGCAAAGCGATCAAGAAACGGCCAAGAGTCTAGGCGTAATATTCCCTAATCAAGATGGCCGTGGAACGCATATTAATATCACTGGAATCGCTCTTTTAAAATCTAGCCAAAACAAAGACGCAGCAATTAAATTTATCGAATTTATGCTAAGCAAAGAGGCTCAAGAGATTTTAGTATCTACAAGCCACGAATACCCAGTAAATAAAGATGCCAAACCAAGTAAAGAGATTGCAGCATTAGGCAAATTCAAAGAAGATAGCATATCGCTTAATAAAGTTGCTAATGAGCTAGAAAACGCACAAAAAATCTATAAAGAACTAGGTTGGAAGTAATCTAACACCATTAAAAGCATTATACTAGTAAGCTGTGGTGATTTTATATTTTTATGGTGCAACTAGCCACGGCTAAAGCCTTGCTTTGTGGAATTTGTTTTAAATTTGCTTTTTTATTATATTTAGTAATTCCACAAGGCAAACCCATTATATCCTATTTTTTTTAAGATCTTTTTTATGATTTAAATTTGGCATATCATTAAATAGGTGTAACAATCTTACGCCATTACACAAAATGCCTCAAAAATTAAAATTTGGAATGCTATTTGCTTAATAAGCCAAAATTAAAATAAATTCTAACACAAAGGATAAATTATGATGGGAGCATTATGGTCTGGAGTTACTGGTCTTCAGGCACACCAAGTAGCGATGGATGTCGAAGGTAACAACATCGCCAATGTAAATACCGTAGGCTTTAAATACTCTCGTGCGAGTTTTGCTGATCTATTTAGCCAAACTCAAAAGGTAGCCACCGCCCCACAAGGCGACCTAGGTGGTAAAAACTCTATGCAAATTGGCCTAGGCTCCACGGTTAATACAGTTACTAAAATCTTTAAACAAGGTACAATCCAAACTACTGATAAACAAAGCGATATGGCTATCCAAGGCGATGGGTTTTTTGTCGTATCAGCTGATGGTGGCAAGACCTATATGTATACTAGAAATGGCGACTTCAGCCTAGACTCTAAAGGTAATTTCGTAGATCGTAACGGCTATGTAGTCCAAGGCTGGATGAGAAACGAAGATACCGGCACCATCGATCCTACTAGCCCATTAAGCAATATCATAATAGAACCTGGTATGGCTATGGAGGCTAATCCTACTAGTGAGCTAGCTATAATAGCCAATCTAAACTCAGGCTCAAACATCGGAGCTAAAAACTCACCTATCTATACTCTAGACCATTATAATGATTTTTTAGATGCTAATGGTAATGGTCTATGGGAAGATGGCGAAACTAAGAATCCAAATGACCTAAGCAACAACACCTACTACATAAACTCAAATAAAGAAGTAGCAGTAAAAGAAGCCGGCGTAGACCTAGGTGTAGTATTTAACGGCTCAGGTGAAGGGCTAAACCTAAGAGAGGGCCAAGGTATATGGGTTAGCTACGCTGATGCAAAGGCTACATTTGGCGAACTTCCAAATAATGCTGGGCAAGGCACTAACAAATATAAGCTACATATCTCAATCAACGGTATAGAGATACCAGCTACTGAGTTAACTAAGATGGATGAAGTAGTTAAAAAGATAAATGACTATACGCCTCAAACTGGAGTTATAGCTACTTTAAATGGTGATAAAGGAATTCAGCTAACAAATACAAATAACCAAGGCACTACCGATGCTACTAAAAATATCAAGATTAAAAAGCTAGAAGACGATACCACATCTATCCGGACAACTAGCGTAATCACAGCCTATAAGTATACCTACTCTTCAGGCGCTGGAAAGACTGCTGATCATAATTACAATGACGGAGCTGCTAGAGTGGTAAAGACTACAGAGGATCTAAGGCGTGCTATGCAAACAGATGCTAGAGAGTATGTCAATTATAGTGGCTCTAATGTCTCAAATGCCGTAAATGGTGCAACATATATCACAAATAAAATATTAGGCATTATTGACGCAGCCGGAAATGTACAAACAGCTAAACAAAATGTACGAAATCAAATACAAAGAGCATTACAAGACGGACAAGCTACATTTAATGGTTTTAAAAATAATGGTGCCATAACAGAACCGATTTCTGAAGCTGCAGTAGGCGTAATGGTAAGTATATTAAATTCATCAGATCAAATAATGCAAAATCAGCAAATCACCACTATAAATGATCTAAAAGAAGCTATAAGAGAGTTAGTAACTAATGACAAATTGGCTGAATTCGCCTCAAGAGAGTGGGATTCTCCACTAGATGCTGATGGTGATGGTAACTTTAATAACAATACTGCAAATGATTTGCCTGCCCCAGAAGCAGATGGTTCTCATGCTAATGGCACATATAGAGATATAAACCTAAATGATGGTGTGCAAGTAACTGTAAATGAAAAAGGACAATTTGTCTTTAGAAATCCAGCTGGTGATGCAAGCTACGGCCAAAATGATGGACACACTATAGTCAATCAAAATCAACAAGGTGGCACAAAGGTAGAAGATAGCGCAGATGCCTACACTGATACCAATGGTCAAAAGAAAACCCCAGCAAATGCAGACACATACACCAACGACTACGCTATGCAAATAGCAGTAAGCGGCTATAGTAATGCAGCTCAAAATGTAAATGAAAACTCAGCTCTAGCTGATGTATTTAAGGCTCTTGGCGGGAGTCTGGCCACAGGTACAGGTGAAAAGGTATCGAGCAACCTAACAATGTCTAGCCATGCAGCTACCACTGAGATATATGATAGCCTAGGGTCTAAGCATGAGATTAAATTTGAGTGGAGAAAGGTAAGCTACAGTCCAGAAAATGGAACCGAGTGGTCAGTCCTAATCCAAGTCCCAGAACCAGGTGTACTAAATACTGATGGTAGCGGATTTTCTAATGTAGTATCTGGTTCAGCTAGATTTAATAATGATGGAACCTTGCTAGGATTTACACCTACTACTTTATCATTTACGGCAAATAACGGCTCAGCACCAGGACAAGGTATAGAGCTAAACTTTGGTAAAATCGGTGACTCTAATGGCCTAAGAAGTAACGACAACCCAAGCGCTACTGATAATATAATCCAAGATGGCTATACTGCTGGTAACCTAGTAGGTACTAGAATTGATGAGGCTGGTACTATCATAGGTAGCTTTAGCAATGGTAGAAGCTTTGGACTAGCACAAGTAAGCCTAGCAGTCTTTAGTAATAACGAAGGCTTAGAGAGTAGATCTGGAAATATCTTTAGTCAGACTGCCAATAGTGGCGATCCTATCTTTGGCGCAGCTGGAACTAGCAGGCGTGGGACTATTACAGCAAGTGCTTTAGAGATGAGTAACGTGGATTTAAGTAGGGCGCTAACTCAGCTAATCGTAGTCCAAAGAGGCTACCAAGCCAACTCTAAAACAATAACCACAAGCG is a genomic window of Campylobacter devanensis containing:
- a CDS encoding MATE family efflux transporter — its product is MSSKQLSLKALSVPIFFELFLRYLSLIINTLMVAAHSNFLVGAMGAGNQILDIFITIFTFLSIGCSVVITQAIGARDKILARKAIHQSLFLNSILGLICAAGIVWHGELILELMNVPKELMAQSSIYLYMLGICLFFDAVGIVLASIIRVYNRAYSVMFVTILMDGVTLIGNYYVLNFTQSELFGVGLSTIIGRVVAIIILIFILIYILKFIPKFSEFIKLERAVISKIIKIGGWAAGENLLWIVQYTIAFGFVASLGKENLSVQTIYFQISLFIMLIGQAISVANEIIIGKLVGAKKLQIAYKHTWRALYVSVLASFLVAFASFLAQDETMNALNLNPSLKELMIPLFTLSIFLEVVRTFNIIMVNSLRASGDAKFCFFSGVVFMFGVSLPVGYILCFNFGLGILGVWIGFCADEALRGFVNSWRWKSKKWQTKAVV
- the nrfH gene encoding cytochrome c nitrite reductase small subunit — protein: MWFLVVVVIIIVAAGYTFYNAKGMSYFSDDSAACNNCHVMNDVYASWRKSAHSREINGKPIASCNDCHLPNEFVDKWIAKAQSGVSHAYAFTFKLDDLPQNFTATKMSKNMVQANCVRCHSQMVSVVVNPTTKINHANEQLSCVKCHASVGHTRGF
- a CDS encoding extracellular solute-binding protein translates to MKKLLLTAAFACMALANEINLYSGKGLDPKLANMFESQTGIKINIIKDKEQMAKMNAPDSKADLFMGMDVSTFAKLQNDSKLAPAKSKIIDSIVPANLKDENNEWIGLSKRARVIVYNKKAIDPKLIQNYEDLAKPELKGKLLMRTSNVSFNRSLLAFIIANDGEDKAKEWAKGTLNNLARDPKGGDREQARGVYEGIGAVGVMNSYYIITLLNSKKQSDQETAKSLGVIFPNQDGRGTHINITGIALLKSSQNKDAAIKFIEFMLSKEAQEILVSTSHEYPVNKDAKPSKEIAALGKFKEDSISLNKVANELENAQKIYKELGWK
- a CDS encoding ammonia-forming cytochrome c nitrite reductase subunit c552, encoding MKKALLAILAIIVLIGFVLFNKDISSKKAQPDMAGAVSKDVVTMSDDDPRFNVWGKNFPEHMDMYQTVETEAPFETEFGGNHSYSKLIRYPQLTILWAGYPFSIDANEERGHFWIQVDQMDTARNNKDFLNSHGFAAFNGQPAACMNCHSGWTKWLENNAALGDTPREKWVSFNSAKYWTMVKNIPALEGITENSPEHSGPHGGKRMGVACADCHVPNTMELRVTRTALINALTKWRGYEPDPVTGVKATRSEMRSLVCAQCHVEYYFRPTGEKVKTIGESIASDTDKKWWNGTQKTYDEFDSWRDGNKATEIEVAGIELVFPWKQWGKNKPFRIEMFDEYYDENVTRSIFPQDWAHKITKAPMLKIQHPETELYSSSVHAANGVSCADCHMPYVRKGSSKVTNHNVTSPLKDINAACKSCHTQSEEYLKAQIQDIQRSIAFDLRSVEYATVSLINDIKNMRDRLAALPEFQTDGKADDKKISAVLKEVLELHRKGQMRGDFVGAENSTGFHSPREASRMLLQALEMARMGQTKLAEIALQYGFSDFKTSNLGFEDIQKLNPGEIRYKVDLNDARQSTAKGHKAGDRYYEHDNINDGPNAKLLELDKNNKPYNHKVLD
- a CDS encoding class I SAM-dependent methyltransferase, whose product is MLRDSAYWDEFYSLEHDEIKEPSKFAKFIFDNFLRNKNKASLIEFGCGNGRDSLYFNAKGIDVVAIDGSHIAIESLQKQNQKASWICADFTAPLNLKDKFDICYSRFTLHAIDDIAEQGLIKNVKNLLKSSGLFVVEARSINDSKFGIGKAISKREFISDGHYRRFIDQDIFKANLIQNGFKIVDIDESSEFAPTPGQNCVCIRVIASL
- a CDS encoding phosphoethanolamine transferase, with the protein product MPVKLKNILELSFVFIYAIIGVVEIFLVMNFSNILNPIFFDTFLSTEPNEAIEFMQSYFSFNVALAVFGFIGVSILFFYFPIKFSPKPLNPKIYFALFLIISIVIFSKGTRYLEPNKFILGGWFVTIKDTITEQNSYLNEFKKLAKILDTQMKQDYNLTIKSQIPKVVLIISESTQRNYQSLYGFKLDTTPNLNALKASGNLFEFSDTIAPESHTNPALAKLLTFSNYENSQSSKWYEHMNIIDLMKIAGYKTQWFSNQEAVSVFGNIPEVISSRADIREFTRVGTSLELKNDFDEKLLEVYSKYRVKADREFHIFHLMGTHMAYANRFDKNNKNVRYFDMDELKNANLDIYPNGDKISNKGLKEKLNYINAIAYNDYVVSEIFKLYKDENAIIFYISDHADEVYDFREFKGHTSTMASRYMIEIPFMIYLSDKFKSSNPQLIQKIQKAQNKPFMSDDFIHGFMDILGIFSNDLDLSRSLFSDEFDANRIRIFSGKDYDKELKIDYPFASPSKIWLHRTNEPKKLADFKNIYQNFEIDVHFIDGYFDVGHDGKKYSIGLNLKDMLQITNNQNGGGHSPHIWLDFKNLTKENEK
- a CDS encoding diacylglycerol kinase yields the protein MKPKYHFYSNTIYALSGLAAMWKNERSFKIELFIITPLFIAIWFLPLSSIEQIILGMSLLFILAMECVNSAIEACIDLVSPDFHPLAKVAKDCGSAAVFISICTAVLAWGVILLGR